A single region of the Pseudomonas sp. VD-NE ins genome encodes:
- a CDS encoding M10 family metallopeptidase, producing the protein MPTPKTYSISLPSTLTGNALVDSLISGTYWLGANWSPTGPTNLSYSFMAPVTSYFVTDYSPDNEYNALYELTAGQKTAITSALGAWSAVANLNFTLTTDTLFNVGDMRFGGYRLMDDKTAAWAYFPANTPVAGDVWIGPQTNDPNPGKGTYDYMTFVHEIGHALGLKHPFDASSTNKTLLDPTLDDVHFTVMSYNSNYSYQPTTPMVLDIIAIQSLYGANMAWQAGDTVYKWAANQSIFETIWDAGGNDTIDGSNQLAAVSINLNEGAYSQIGKAFIDYNNQTAINDGLAIAYGAKIENAIGSAFNDILTGNALNNTLDGGAGADTMSGGDGVDTYYVDNVGDVVIETDASLTALDRVFASIDYTLGNNVENLILTGTGNLNGTGNSVNNRITGNDGNNILDGGAGADTLIGGLGNDTYIVDNVGDTIVETSTLAGEIDSVWSSVDFTLSANVEVLSLSGTANLNGTGNSGVNYINGNSGNNILDGGAGADVLNGGLGNDTYIVDNIGDTVTESSTLASEIDTVRASVDWTLGANLENLVLTGDAINGTGNALDNTLTGNAAANTLNGGAGADTMIGGDGVDTYYVDNVGDVVIETDASLTALDRVFASIDYTLGANVENLILNGTANLNGTGNAVSNRITGNDGDNILDGGLGADTLIGGLGNDTYIVDNIGDTVTETSTLANEIDTVRASVDWTLGANLENLVLTGNAINGTGNALNNTLTGNAVANTLDGGAGADTMIGGDGVDTYYVDNVGDVVIETDASLTALDRVFASIDYTLGANVENLILIGNAVNGTGNERDNRITGNALANTLDGGTGADTMIGGDGVDTYIVDNVGDVVIETDASLTALDRVFASIDYTLGANVENLILTGTANLNGTGNAVSNRITGNDGNNILDGGLGADTLIGGLGNDTYIVDNVGDTVTETSTLITEIDTVRSSLDWTLGANLENLVLTGNAINGTGNSLNNTLTGNAAANTLDGGAGADTMIGGDGVDTYYVDNVGDVVIETDASLTALDRVFASIDYTLGANVENLILIGNAVNGTGNERDNRLTGNALANTLDGGAGADTMIGGDGVDTYIVDNVGDVVIETDASLTALDRVFASIDYTLGANVENLILTGTANLNGTGNAVSNRITGNDGDNILDGGLGADTLIGGLGNDTYIVDNIGDTVTETSTLANEIDTVRASVDWTLGANLENLVLTGNAINGTGNALNNTLTGNAAANTLDGGAGADTMIGGDGVDTYYVDNVGDVVIETDASLTALDRVFASIDYTLTANVENLILTGNGNLNGTGNAVSNRMTGNAGDNILDGGAGIDTLIGGLGNDTYVVDNAGDIITETSTLANEIDTVRASVDWTLGANLENLVLTGNAINGTGNSLNNVLTGNAMNNTLSGGAGDDTLDGGLGADTMIGGDGVDTYYVDNVGDVVIETDASLTALDRVFASIDYTLGANVENLILIGSANLNGTGNAVNNRITGNIGNNILDGGMGADTMIGGAGNDTYVVDNINDVVIEQAGEGHDLVRTSISYTLGANVEDLTMLGDTWGALTGNALDNTITGNSATNYIDGGLGADTMIGGAGHDVYYVDNINDVIVELADEGIDTVNTSIDYTLADNVEDGQMIGSANLNLTGNALENVLHGNDGNNILSGGLGADRMIGEGGDDIFIVDNVNDLVFEFQNGGHDLIRTSVDYNLSDYVEDGTLLGSADLTMWGNNLDNILTGNAGNNVLGGNGGTDKLFGGEGNDTLYGGWGHSTLTGGTGADTFAITNMINLGKEFGTSSSQNVIADFNALEGDKIDFSKFDIDPRTLGYQHLTFIGSNEFTGLGQLRFADNVLSGNLSADAGGHFEVQVVGVNSLSANDVIV; encoded by the coding sequence ATGCCAACGCCCAAGACGTATTCGATCAGTTTGCCCTCCACGCTGACGGGCAATGCCCTCGTCGACAGCCTCATCTCTGGCACCTATTGGCTGGGAGCCAACTGGAGTCCGACTGGGCCGACCAACCTGAGCTATAGCTTCATGGCACCGGTCACTTCGTATTTCGTGACCGACTACAGCCCCGACAACGAATACAACGCACTGTATGAGCTCACGGCCGGGCAAAAAACCGCAATCACCAGTGCGCTGGGCGCCTGGAGTGCCGTCGCCAACCTCAACTTCACGCTGACCACCGACACCCTTTTCAACGTCGGTGACATGCGTTTTGGCGGCTATCGCTTGATGGACGACAAGACCGCTGCGTGGGCTTACTTCCCGGCCAATACGCCAGTCGCCGGCGATGTCTGGATCGGTCCGCAGACCAATGATCCGAACCCGGGCAAAGGCACCTACGACTACATGACGTTCGTGCATGAAATCGGCCATGCGCTGGGACTCAAGCACCCGTTCGACGCCAGCTCGACCAACAAGACCCTGCTCGACCCGACGCTCGATGATGTTCACTTCACAGTGATGAGCTACAACAGCAACTATTCCTACCAGCCAACCACGCCAATGGTGCTGGACATCATCGCGATCCAGAGCCTGTATGGCGCCAACATGGCGTGGCAGGCCGGTGACACTGTTTACAAGTGGGCAGCCAACCAATCGATTTTCGAGACCATCTGGGATGCCGGCGGCAACGACACCATCGATGGCAGCAATCAGCTTGCGGCCGTCAGCATCAACCTCAATGAAGGCGCTTACAGCCAGATCGGCAAGGCGTTCATCGATTACAACAACCAGACCGCGATCAATGACGGACTGGCGATTGCCTACGGCGCCAAGATCGAGAACGCCATCGGTTCTGCGTTCAACGACATCCTCACCGGTAACGCGCTGAACAACACCCTTGACGGCGGCGCAGGTGCCGACACCATGTCCGGTGGCGACGGCGTCGACACCTACTACGTCGACAATGTCGGTGATGTGGTCATCGAAACCGATGCCTCGCTGACCGCCCTTGACCGCGTATTCGCGTCCATCGATTACACCCTCGGCAACAACGTCGAAAACCTGATCCTGACCGGCACTGGCAACCTCAACGGTACCGGCAACTCGGTCAATAACCGCATCACCGGTAACGATGGCAATAACATCCTTGATGGCGGCGCAGGCGCTGACACATTGATTGGCGGCCTCGGCAACGATACCTATATCGTCGACAACGTCGGCGACACCATCGTGGAAACCAGCACCCTGGCCGGCGAGATCGACAGTGTCTGGTCGTCGGTCGACTTCACCTTGAGCGCCAACGTGGAAGTTCTCTCGCTTTCCGGTACCGCCAATCTCAACGGCACCGGCAACAGCGGCGTTAACTACATCAATGGTAATTCGGGCAACAACATCCTCGATGGCGGCGCGGGTGCCGACGTCCTGAATGGCGGCTTGGGCAATGACACTTATATCGTCGACAACATCGGCGACACGGTGACTGAAAGCAGCACGCTGGCCAGCGAAATCGACACCGTGCGCGCGTCGGTGGACTGGACCCTGGGCGCCAACCTGGAAAACCTCGTGCTCACCGGCGATGCGATCAACGGCACCGGCAACGCGCTGGACAACACGCTGACCGGTAACGCTGCAGCCAACACCCTCAATGGCGGCGCAGGTGCCGACACCATGATCGGCGGTGATGGCGTCGACACCTACTACGTCGACAACGTCGGTGACGTGGTCATCGAAACCGATGCCTCGCTGACCGCACTCGACCGCGTGTTCGCGTCCATCGACTACACCCTCGGCGCCAACGTCGAAAACCTGATTCTGAACGGCACGGCCAACCTCAACGGCACCGGCAACGCGGTCAGCAACCGCATCACCGGCAACGACGGCGATAACATTCTTGACGGCGGCCTGGGTGCCGACACGCTGATCGGTGGCTTGGGCAACGACACTTATATCGTCGACAACATCGGCGACACCGTCACCGAAACCAGCACCCTGGCGAACGAGATTGACACCGTCCGTGCATCGGTTGACTGGACACTGGGCGCCAACCTGGAAAATCTGGTGCTGACCGGCAACGCCATCAACGGCACCGGCAACGCCCTGAACAACACGCTGACCGGCAACGCGGTGGCCAACACCCTCGATGGCGGCGCAGGCGCCGACACCATGATCGGTGGCGACGGCGTCGACACCTACTACGTCGACAACGTCGGTGACGTGGTCATCGAAACCGATGCCTCGCTGACCGCGCTCGACCGCGTGTTCGCCTCCATCGACTACACCCTCGGCGCCAACGTCGAGAACCTGATCCTGATCGGCAACGCCGTCAACGGCACCGGCAATGAGCGGGATAACCGCATCACCGGCAACGCCCTGGCCAACACCCTCGATGGCGGCACAGGTGCCGACACCATGATCGGCGGCGACGGCGTCGACACTTACATCGTCGATAACGTCGGCGATGTAGTGATCGAAACCGATGCCTCGCTGACCGCACTCGACCGCGTGTTCGCGTCCATCGACTACACCCTCGGCGCCAACGTCGAAAACCTGATCCTGACCGGCACGGCCAACCTCAACGGCACCGGCAACGCGGTCAGCAACCGCATCACCGGCAACGACGGCAACAACATCCTCGACGGCGGCTTGGGTGCCGACACGCTGATCGGTGGTCTGGGCAATGACACCTATATCGTCGACAACGTTGGCGACACCGTCACCGAAACCAGCACCCTGATCACCGAAATCGACACCGTGCGTTCTTCGCTGGACTGGACACTCGGCGCCAACCTGGAAAATCTGGTGCTGACCGGCAACGCCATCAACGGCACCGGCAACAGCCTGAACAACACGCTGACCGGCAACGCGGCGGCCAACACCCTCGATGGCGGCGCAGGCGCCGACACCATGATCGGCGGCGACGGCGTCGACACCTACTACGTCGACAACGTCGGTGACGTGGTCATCGAAACCGATGCCTCGCTGACCGCGCTCGACCGCGTGTTCGCCTCCATCGACTACACCCTCGGCGCCAACGTCGAGAACCTGATCCTGATCGGCAACGCCGTCAACGGCACCGGCAATGAGCGGGATAACCGCCTCACCGGCAACGCCCTGGCCAACACCCTCGATGGCGGCGCAGGTGCCGACACCATGATCGGCGGCGACGGCGTCGACACTTACATCGTCGACAACGTCGGCGATGTAGTGATCGAAACCGATGCCTCGCTGACCGCACTCGACCGCGTGTTCGCGTCCATCGATTACACCCTCGGCGCCAACGTCGAAAACCTGATCCTGACCGGCACGGCCAACCTCAACGGCACCGGCAACGCGGTCAGCAACCGCATCACCGGCAACGACGGCGATAACATTCTTGACGGTGGCCTGGGTGCCGACACGCTGATCGGTGGCTTGGGCAACGACACTTATATCGTCGACAACATCGGCGACACCGTTACCGAAACCAGCACCCTGGCGAACGAGATCGACACCGTCCGTGCATCGGTTGACTGGACACTGGGCGCCAACCTGGAAAATCTGGTGCTGACCGGCAACGCCATCAACGGCACCGGCAACGCCCTGAACAACACGCTGACCGGCAACGCGGCGGCCAACACCCTCGATGGCGGCGCAGGTGCCGACACCATGATCGGTGGCGACGGCGTCGACACCTACTACGTCGACAACGTCGGTGACGTGGTCATCGAAACCGATGCCTCGCTGACCGCGCTCGACCGCGTGTTCGCGTCCATCGACTACACCCTGACCGCCAACGTCGAGAACCTGATCCTCACCGGCAATGGCAACCTCAACGGCACCGGCAACGCGGTCAGCAACCGTATGACCGGTAACGCCGGTGACAACATTCTCGACGGCGGCGCCGGCATCGACACGCTGATTGGCGGCTTGGGCAACGACACTTATGTCGTCGACAACGCTGGCGACATCATCACCGAGACCAGCACCCTGGCGAACGAAATCGACACCGTCCGCGCGTCGGTTGACTGGACACTGGGCGCCAACCTGGAAAATCTGGTGCTGACCGGCAACGCCATCAACGGCACCGGCAACAGCCTGAACAACGTGCTCACCGGCAACGCCATGAACAACACCCTCAGCGGCGGCGCCGGTGACGACACCCTCGACGGCGGCCTCGGCGCCGACACCATGATCGGTGGCGACGGCGTTGATACCTACTACGTCGACAACGTCGGTGATGTGGTGATCGAAACCGACGCCTCGCTGACCGCACTCGACCGCGTGTTCGCGAGCATCGACTACACCCTCGGCGCCAACGTCGAAAACCTGATCCTGATTGGCAGCGCCAATCTCAACGGCACCGGCAACGCGGTGAACAACCGTATCACCGGCAACATCGGCAACAACATCCTCGACGGCGGCATGGGTGCCGACACCATGATCGGTGGCGCCGGCAACGACACCTACGTTGTGGATAACATCAACGATGTCGTGATCGAGCAGGCCGGCGAAGGCCATGACCTGGTCAGAACCAGTATCAGCTACACCCTCGGCGCCAATGTCGAAGACTTGACGATGCTTGGCGACACGTGGGGTGCACTCACCGGCAATGCGCTGGACAACACCATCACAGGCAATTCCGCCACCAACTACATCGATGGCGGGCTAGGCGCAGACACCATGATTGGTGGAGCCGGGCATGACGTTTACTACGTGGATAACATCAACGACGTTATCGTTGAACTCGCGGATGAGGGGATTGATACCGTCAACACCAGCATCGACTACACACTGGCGGACAACGTCGAAGATGGTCAGATGATTGGCAGTGCCAACCTGAATCTGACAGGTAATGCCCTGGAAAACGTCTTGCACGGCAACGATGGCAACAACATCCTGTCGGGCGGTCTCGGCGCTGATCGCATGATTGGCGAGGGCGGCGACGATATCTTTATTGTGGATAACGTCAATGACCTCGTCTTCGAGTTCCAGAATGGCGGTCACGACCTGATCCGCACTTCGGTCGACTACAACCTTTCGGATTACGTCGAGGACGGCACCCTGCTCGGCAGCGCAGACCTGACAATGTGGGGCAACAACCTCGATAACATTCTGACGGGTAACGCCGGCAACAACGTACTCGGCGGCAATGGCGGAACCGACAAACTGTTCGGTGGGGAAGGAAACGACACACTGTACGGTGGGTGGGGACATAGCACGTTGACGGGCGGTACCGGGGCTGACACCTTTGCCATCACTAACATGATCAATCTCGGAAAGGAATTCGGAACAAGCTCCTCGCAGAACGTCATTGCCGATTTCAACGCACTGGAAGGGGACAAAATCGATTTCTCCAAATTCGACATTGACCCGAGGACTCTCGGCTACCAACACTTGACGTTCATTGGCTCCAATGAATTCACCGGGCTGGGGCAACTGCGTTTTGCAGATAACGTCCTGTCGGGCAACCTGAGCGCAGACGCTGGGGGTCACTTCGAAGTGCAAGTGGTGGGCGTCAACTCGCTCAGTGCGAACGACGTCATCGTCTGA
- a CDS encoding LuxR C-terminal-related transcriptional regulator: protein MTDLSPLPGPASVAVAALDGRFFRPPLPDGYVVRPRLCERLQAGLGGRLLLVSAPAGFGKSSLAVEFCQSLPAHWQSLWLGLSPRDSDPGRFLERLLEGLQDFFPQLGSRALGLLKMRQRHQPFAFEEWLDGLLDELTLHLDPAAPLLLVLDDYHLAQGPVLDRCLQFFLNHLPDGLLVMVTSRQRPDWHLARLRLSRQLLELHEADLRLTHDEALTLLDRHSSSLRGEALENLIQRSEGWVAGLRFWLLAVSEAGSDAALPQALNGGEGLIRDYLLEEVIDCLPAEVQAFLYDTAPQERFCSELCDAVREAHDSAEILRFLLAHQVFLVPLDEHGHWYRYHHLFSDLLRSRPIAQAIVPTATLHLRACRWFNAQGLLDEAVEQALRAGHLDVAANLVQNLSEEQLLAEQNVGMLLRWKMDLPDSLLISTPRLIVLYSWALGLACQLDAAEELSSHLSRFLPAPSATAQKSMLAQWLALSGIIARGRGHRELTLRYCTEALESLPAKRYGQRLMCLSTLSNLAIADGDLWRARGLNRESLELAQRVGNPLFEALAHYDRARVLQSRGEILRALDEVHQGLERLRGLSPQRLYAVRARLTLYEGFLLAMRLQPQAARVCLLAGIGEARACRDISVLIGHCVIARLDGSIGEFAKAFAELAEAERLMHIWDVPPIYYLAMITLVKCELWLAQGRTDLAEAWLARLGQTYTGERAAAPPEFHPQLPLHVELQQALLDMTRGQPMLAEGRLDVLHENGEQTGRQLLSVMALTQKVALLLAGGREPEARKTLSQALELAAGGVLQPFDGLAKEHTDWLRGQLLAFPGLAGQQLLEHLPPAPPRQMPESTVTEQLSSRELAVLRLIAQGCSNQEISEQLFISLHTVKTHASHINSKLGVERRTQAVARAKELGLLA, encoded by the coding sequence ATGACTGATCTGTCCCCACTTCCGGGTCCCGCAAGTGTTGCCGTCGCGGCATTGGACGGGCGTTTTTTTCGCCCGCCGTTGCCCGACGGCTACGTCGTGCGACCACGCCTTTGCGAGCGCCTGCAGGCCGGGCTCGGTGGGCGCCTGTTGCTGGTCAGCGCCCCCGCCGGGTTCGGCAAGAGCTCGCTGGCGGTGGAGTTCTGTCAGAGTCTGCCGGCGCACTGGCAAAGCCTCTGGCTGGGCCTGAGCCCGCGCGACAGCGACCCCGGACGCTTTCTTGAGCGTTTGCTCGAAGGCTTGCAGGATTTTTTCCCGCAATTGGGCAGCCGCGCACTCGGCCTGCTGAAAATGCGCCAACGCCATCAGCCATTTGCCTTCGAAGAATGGCTCGACGGTTTGCTCGATGAACTGACCCTGCACCTTGATCCTGCCGCGCCACTGCTGCTGGTGCTCGACGATTACCATCTGGCTCAAGGCCCGGTGCTTGACCGTTGCCTGCAATTTTTCCTCAACCATCTGCCCGACGGCTTGCTGGTCATGGTCACCAGTCGTCAGCGCCCGGACTGGCATCTGGCGCGCTTGCGTCTGTCGCGGCAGTTGTTGGAGTTGCACGAGGCGGATCTGCGCCTGACCCACGACGAAGCCCTGACCCTGCTTGATCGCCACAGCAGTTCGCTGCGCGGTGAAGCCCTGGAAAACCTGATCCAGCGCAGCGAAGGCTGGGTCGCCGGTTTGCGTTTCTGGCTGCTCGCGGTGTCTGAAGCCGGCAGCGATGCGGCGTTACCGCAAGCGCTGAACGGCGGGGAAGGGCTGATCCGCGACTATTTGCTGGAAGAGGTCATCGACTGTCTGCCAGCCGAAGTGCAAGCCTTTCTCTACGACACGGCGCCACAGGAACGCTTCTGCAGTGAGCTGTGCGATGCCGTGCGCGAAGCTCATGACAGCGCCGAGATCCTGCGTTTCCTGTTGGCGCATCAGGTCTTTCTGGTGCCGCTGGACGAGCATGGGCACTGGTATCGTTATCACCATCTATTCTCTGATCTATTGCGCAGCCGACCGATTGCTCAGGCGATAGTGCCGACTGCAACGCTGCATCTGCGTGCCTGTCGCTGGTTCAACGCACAGGGGCTGCTGGATGAAGCGGTTGAACAGGCGTTGCGCGCCGGTCACCTCGATGTCGCCGCGAACCTGGTGCAGAACCTATCCGAGGAGCAACTGCTGGCCGAGCAAAACGTCGGCATGCTGCTGCGCTGGAAAATGGACCTGCCCGACAGCCTGTTGATCAGCACGCCTCGTCTTATCGTTCTCTACAGCTGGGCACTGGGGCTGGCCTGTCAGCTCGATGCCGCCGAAGAGTTGTCCAGCCACCTGAGCCGCTTTCTGCCGGCGCCTTCGGCTACCGCGCAAAAGTCGATGCTGGCGCAATGGCTGGCGTTGAGCGGGATCATTGCCCGGGGGCGCGGCCATCGCGAGCTGACGTTGCGCTATTGCACCGAGGCACTGGAAAGTCTGCCGGCCAAGCGTTACGGCCAGCGGCTGATGTGTCTGTCGACCTTGTCCAACCTGGCCATTGCCGACGGCGATCTGTGGCGTGCGCGAGGGCTGAATCGCGAATCCCTTGAACTGGCGCAGCGGGTTGGCAATCCACTGTTCGAAGCCCTGGCCCATTACGATCGCGCTCGCGTGTTGCAGTCCCGTGGCGAAATCCTGCGGGCGCTGGATGAAGTGCATCAGGGCCTGGAGCGTCTGCGCGGTTTGTCACCGCAACGTCTGTACGCGGTGCGTGCACGGCTGACGTTGTATGAAGGTTTTCTGTTGGCGATGCGTTTGCAGCCTCAGGCGGCACGCGTCTGCTTGCTGGCCGGGATCGGCGAGGCGCGGGCCTGCCGCGATATCAGTGTGCTGATCGGCCATTGTGTGATCGCCCGGCTCGACGGCAGCATCGGTGAGTTCGCCAAGGCTTTCGCCGAACTGGCCGAAGCCGAGCGTCTGATGCATATCTGGGACGTCCCGCCGATCTACTATCTGGCGATGATTACCCTGGTCAAATGCGAGTTGTGGCTGGCGCAGGGGCGTACCGATCTGGCCGAGGCCTGGCTTGCGCGACTGGGCCAGACCTACACCGGTGAGCGCGCTGCGGCGCCACCCGAGTTTCACCCCCAACTGCCATTGCACGTGGAGCTGCAACAAGCGCTGCTCGACATGACGCGCGGCCAGCCGATGCTCGCCGAAGGGCGGCTGGACGTGCTGCACGAAAACGGTGAGCAAACCGGGCGCCAGTTACTCAGCGTGATGGCGTTGACGCAAAAGGTGGCGTTGCTACTGGCGGGCGGGCGCGAGCCGGAAGCACGCAAGACATTGAGCCAGGCGCTGGAGCTGGCGGCCGGCGGGGTGTTGCAGCCATTCGATGGATTGGCCAAGGAGCACACGGACTGGTTGCGTGGGCAATTGCTGGCGTTCCCCGGACTGGCAGGTCAGCAATTGCTTGAGCATCTACCGCCAGCGCCGCCCCGGCAGATGCCGGAGTCCACGGTCACCGAACAGCTCAGTAGCCGCGAACTGGCCGTACTGCGGTTGATTGCCCAGGGTTGTTCGAACCAGGAAATCAGCGAGCAGTTGTTCATTTCGCTGCACACCGTGAAAACCCACGCCAGCCATATCAACAGCAAGCTGGGGGTTGAGCGGCGGACGCAGGCAGTGGCGCGGGCCAAAGAGCTGGGCCTGTTGGCCTAG
- a CDS encoding alpha/beta fold hydrolase, producing the protein MRETPVVIDGPVGQLESLYLDNEQPIGIALICHPNPVQGGTMLNKVVSTLQRTARDAGLITLRFNYRGVGASEGSHDMGTGEVDDAHAAAKWLREKHPDLPLTLFGFSFGGFVAASLGGRLEAQGVQLKHLFMVAPAVMRLGEQDQLPQHGELTVIQPETDEVIDPQLVYDWSEKLQRPHELLKVAECGHFFHGKLTDLKDLLLPRLSN; encoded by the coding sequence ATGCGTGAAACCCCTGTAGTGATTGACGGCCCGGTGGGTCAACTTGAGTCTCTGTACCTGGATAACGAGCAGCCAATCGGCATCGCGCTGATCTGCCATCCGAACCCGGTGCAGGGCGGCACCATGCTCAACAAGGTCGTCTCGACCCTGCAGCGCACCGCGCGCGATGCGGGCCTGATCACCTTGCGCTTCAACTATCGCGGCGTCGGCGCCAGCGAAGGTTCCCACGACATGGGCACTGGCGAAGTCGATGATGCCCATGCGGCCGCCAAGTGGCTTCGCGAGAAACACCCGGATCTGCCACTGACCCTGTTCGGTTTCTCGTTCGGCGGATTTGTTGCAGCAAGTCTCGGCGGTCGTCTCGAAGCCCAAGGCGTGCAGCTCAAGCACCTGTTCATGGTCGCGCCGGCGGTGATGCGCCTGGGCGAGCAGGATCAACTACCGCAGCACGGCGAACTCACGGTGATCCAGCCGGAAACCGACGAAGTCATCGATCCGCAACTGGTCTACGACTGGTCGGAAAAACTCCAGCGCCCCCATGAGCTGCTGAAAGTGGCAGAATGCGGACACTTTTTTCATGGCAAGCTGACCGATCTCAAGGATCTGCTCCTGCCGCGTCTCTCGAATTGA
- a CDS encoding OmpA family protein, with protein sequence MFTKRRLIIVATAVALLSGCASPNPYDNQGQADGGSQGMSKTAKYGGLGALAGALAGAAIGHDNRGKGALIGAAVVGASAAGYGYYADQQEKKLRASMANTGVEVQRQGDQIKLIMPGNITFATDSANIASSFYQPLNNLAGSLKEFSQNQIEIVGYTDSTGSRQHNMDLSQRRAQSVATYLTSQGVSGANLSARGAGPDNPIASNGDVNGRAQNRRVEVNLKAIPGQQYGGQQQQQPGTVQQYP encoded by the coding sequence ATGTTCACCAAGCGTCGTTTGATTATTGTCGCTACTGCCGTGGCCTTGCTGTCCGGCTGCGCCTCGCCTAACCCGTATGACAATCAGGGCCAGGCCGACGGTGGCTCGCAAGGCATGAGCAAAACCGCCAAATACGGTGGCCTCGGTGCACTCGCCGGCGCACTGGCCGGTGCCGCTATCGGTCACGACAACCGCGGCAAGGGTGCCTTGATCGGTGCTGCCGTGGTCGGTGCATCCGCTGCCGGTTACGGTTATTACGCCGACCAGCAAGAAAAGAAACTGCGCGCGAGCATGGCCAACACTGGTGTTGAAGTGCAGCGCCAGGGCGATCAGATCAAGCTGATCATGCCGGGCAACATCACGTTCGCCACTGATTCGGCGAACATCGCCTCCAGCTTCTACCAGCCACTGAACAATCTCGCGGGTTCGTTGAAAGAGTTCAGCCAGAACCAGATCGAAATCGTCGGCTACACCGACAGCACCGGCAGCCGCCAGCACAACATGGACCTGTCCCAGCGTCGCGCGCAGAGCGTGGCGACTTACCTGACCTCGCAAGGTGTCAGCGGTGCCAACCTCTCGGCCCGTGGCGCCGGACCGGATAACCCGATTGCCAGCAACGGTGACGTGAATGGCCGGGCGCAGAACCGTCGGGTCGAGGTCAACCTGAAGGCGATTCCGGGCCAGCAGTATGGTGGTCAGCAGCAACAGCAGCCGGGCACGGTTCAGCAGTATCCGTAA
- a CDS encoding MBL fold metallo-hydrolase, with the protein MSVVTPSLIRETFPVGPLQCNCTIIGDPLTKKAIVVDPGGNPDLIMARLDAHGLKVVSIIHTHAHLDHFLASGQMKEKTGATLHLHKEDQFLWDNLEMQCQMFGVPYVPVPSPDRWLSDDEELACGCGVALHTPGHTPGSMSFWFSEAKLLIAGDTLFRRGVGRTDLWGGDQATIVRSIKQRLYTLDEDATVVTGHGPDTRLGDEMRENPFVRA; encoded by the coding sequence ATGTCAGTTGTAACGCCTTCTCTCATCCGCGAAACCTTCCCCGTCGGCCCTTTGCAGTGCAACTGCACGATCATTGGCGACCCGTTGACCAAGAAAGCCATCGTCGTCGACCCCGGCGGCAACCCTGATCTGATCATGGCGCGCCTTGATGCGCATGGCCTGAAAGTGGTGAGCATCATCCATACCCACGCCCACCTCGATCACTTCCTCGCTTCCGGGCAAATGAAAGAGAAAACCGGTGCGACCCTGCATCTGCATAAAGAAGATCAGTTCCTGTGGGACAACCTGGAAATGCAATGCCAGATGTTCGGTGTGCCGTATGTGCCCGTGCCGTCGCCGGATCGCTGGTTGAGCGACGATGAAGAGCTGGCCTGCGGCTGCGGCGTGGCGCTGCATACGCCAGGTCATACACCCGGTTCCATGAGCTTTTGGTTTTCCGAGGCTAAGCTGTTGATAGCCGGCGACACGTTGTTTCGTCGCGGTGTAGGGCGCACGGATTTATGGGGCGGCGATCAGGCGACCATCGTGCGTTCGATCAAGCAGCGGCTATACACGCTGGACGAGGACGCGACCGTGGTGACCGGGCATGGGCCGGATACCCGTCTGGGGGATGAAATGCGCGAAAACCCGTTTGTGCGCGCCTGA
- a CDS encoding YhcB family protein: MEHSLLVWLLPTLALVVGVAIGFLIARVAPNAAPSRTQRQLDDIQERFDSYQNEVVTHFNSTAMLVKKLTQSYQEVQDHLAEGANRLALDEQTRQRLIAALHADAAVAPRERLTPPRDQEPPRDYAPKTPNSPGMLDEHYGLKK, translated from the coding sequence GTGGAACACTCGCTCTTAGTTTGGTTGTTACCGACTCTTGCCCTGGTTGTGGGTGTCGCCATTGGATTCCTGATCGCGCGCGTTGCGCCGAACGCCGCACCGAGCCGTACGCAGCGTCAACTGGATGATATCCAGGAGCGTTTCGACAGTTATCAAAACGAGGTGGTCACCCACTTCAACAGCACCGCGATGCTGGTCAAGAAACTGACCCAGAGCTATCAGGAAGTGCAGGATCATCTCGCCGAGGGCGCCAATCGTCTGGCCCTGGACGAGCAGACCCGCCAGCGCCTGATCGCTGCCCTGCACGCTGACGCGGCAGTCGCGCCACGTGAACGCCTGACGCCACCGCGCGATCAGGAGCCGCCGCGTGACTACGCACCAAAGACCCCGAACTCGCCGGGCATGCTCGATGAGCACTATGGTTTGAAGAAGTAA